Proteins from a genomic interval of Euwallacea fornicatus isolate EFF26 chromosome 1, ASM4011564v1, whole genome shotgun sequence:
- the RpL23A gene encoding large ribosomal subunit protein uL23, producing the protein MAPSKPKSGEKPAGKKEEKKKPASAPAAASAASGSSSKTPAPAPKAAAKVASSSSTKQAEKKPTGKAASKGSAKTPAAAPKAAKAATGKAAPKGAAKTAKSAAKPTAKGAAAKKAASVFNTVLPVSKAVLKTKSLQKGARGEIFPKGVPAVGKAGKPFETAFFPKKAASKQQKLTGKVVGGKKVAQSAPAVAKALNVKRKVIKGPHGTRKRILRTSVHFHRPTTLRPPRQPKYPRKSVPTRSRMDAYNIIKYPLTTEAAMKKIEDNNTLVFLVHTRSNKHHIRAAVKKLYDINVAKVNTLIRPDGKKKAYVRLARDYDALDVANKIGII; encoded by the exons ATGGCACCTTCCAAACCGAAATCAGGAGAAAAACCTG CGGGTAAAAAGGAAGAGAAAAAGAAGCCCGCTTCAGCGCCAGCAGCAGCCAGTGCCGCTTCTGGGTCCTCTTCAAAAACTCCTGCACCGGCTCCTAAAGCTGCTGCCAAAGTCGCCAGTAGTTCATCTACCAAGCAAGCAGAAAAAAAACCCACAGGGAAGGCTGCTTCCAAAGGAAGTGCTAAGACCCCAGCTGCAGCACCTAAGGCTGCAAAGGCCGCCACTGGTAAGGCAGCACCAAAGGGAGCTGCCAAGACAGCTAAAA GTGCTGCCAAGCCTACTGCTAAAGGTGCAGCTGCCAAGAAAGCTGCATCAGTTTTTAATACAGTTTTACCTGTGAGTAAAGCtgtattaaaaactaaatcgCTCCAAAAAGGTGCTCGGGgcgaaatatttccaaaaggTGTTCCTGCTGTAGGGAAAGCAGGAAAGCCTTTTGAAACCGCTTTCTTTCCCAAGAAAGCTGCTTCAAAGCAACAAAAGTTGACTGGGAAGGTGGTTGGTGGCAAGAAAGTTGCACAGTCTGCTCCAGCTGTTGCTAAAGCTTTGAATGTCAAGAGAAAG gTTATAAAAGGACCTCATGGAACTAGAAAGAGGATACTGAGAACATCTGTACACTTCCATAGACCCACCACTTTAAGACCTCCAAGGCAACCAAAATATCCAAGGAAGAGTGTCCCTACAAG GTCTCGTATGGACGCATACAACATCATTAAGTACCCACTGACAACGGAAGCGgcgatgaaaaaaattgaagacaaCAATACCTTGGTGTTTTTGGTCCACACCAGATCCAACAAACATCATATCAGGGCTGCTGTTAAGAAGTTGTATGACATCAATGTTGCTAAAGTAAACACCTTAATAAGGCCCGACGGTAAGAAGAAGGCGTACGTCAGGCTGGCCAGGGACTATGATGCGCTGGACGTAGCCaacaaaattggaattatttaA
- the LOC136342461 gene encoding corrinoid adenosyltransferase MMAB-like isoform X1, with protein MVFRKFVSSRSLYQICNFCTKKGSEKCADTQRQIPKEGLSKEYCQEIFSREGDNGNSKTITGDILPKDSPIFNAIGAAEELLSYIGLAREHANEAEHQYTDKLKRIQTIIIDISTAISRNSKVAIPPVYTKELEDWISEYAKQLPPVEQYIIPGGGVPSASLHVARSICRKTERVICPLVQSEKLDREVLVYLNRLSDFLLTVSRIAAKHDQRTESIYIPKPDEKVQLQ; from the exons ATGGTCTTTCGAAAATTTGTTAGCTCCCGATCTCTATATCAGATTTGTAACTTTTGCACCAAGAAGGG CTCAGAAAAATGTGCTGATACTCAGAGACAGATCCCAAAAGAAGGTTTAAGTAAAGAATATTGCCAGGAGATATTTAGCAGGGAGGGAGATAATGGAAATTCAAAGACAATTACTGGAGACATTCTGCCAAAAGACAGTCCTATTTTCAATGCAATAGGAGCTGCTGAAGAATTGCTGAGTTATATTgg ACTTGCAAGGGAACATGCAAATGAGGCAGAACATCAGTACAcagacaaattaaaaagaatccAAACTATTATTATTGATATCAGCACTGCAATATCTCGAAATAGTAAGGTGGCTATACCCCCAGTTTATACTAAAGAATTAGAGGACTGGATTTCAGAATATGCTAAACAATTACCACCTGTAGAACAATATATTATTCCA ggAGGTGGAGTTCCAAGTGCCTCCCTTCATGTAGCCAGATCAATCTGTAGGAAAACTGAACGTGTTATATGCCCTTTGGtccaaagtgaaaaattagaCAGAGAGGTTTTAGTATATTTAAATAGACTGTcagattttttattgacaGTGTCAAGAATAGCTGCAAAACACGATCAGAGGACAGAGAGCATTTATATTCCAAAACCTGATGAAAAAGTGCAGcttcagtaa
- the LOC136342440 gene encoding ras-related protein Rab-34-like, with product MEDIFLEHDIINKFPVPYSLEATPYVQPDFSDLTKRICLQEWKKRNCTEDSWINNSKCILVGDVSVGKTCLINRFCRHYFDSNYKATIGVDFELEKFLVLDSPFNLQIWDTAGQERFKSIAQSYYRGANAVILMFDLTNCESLANCKKWASETLASTELHPFIFLVGSKRDLLDRAVYSNMKLHALKFAKELNAEYWSVSSKTGKNVSKLFRRIAALCFDKVTQSGNSHNSNKDIIIGHHLSGMRRPNQKTNRNVGKICCSAN from the exons ATGGAAGATATTTTTCTAGAACacgatataataaataaatttcctgtGCCATATTCATTAGAAGCTACACCCTATGTGCAGCCAGATTTCAGTGATTTAACAAAAAGGATTTGCTTGCAAGAATGGAAAAAGAGAAACTGTACAGAAGACTCTTGGATAAACAACAGTAAATGTATTTTAGTGGGAGATGTATCTGTGGGGAAAACATGTTTAATCAATAg GTTTTGTAGACATTATTTCGATAGCAATTACAAAGCAACCATAGGAGTAGACTTTGAGCTGGAAAAATTCTTAGTTTTAGATTCCCCTTTTAATCTTCAAAT TTGGGATACTGCTGGACAAGAGAGGTTTAAAAGCATTGCTCAATCATATTACCGAGGGGCTAacg CGGTAATTTTAATGTTCGACCTCACAAACTGCGAGAGTCTCGCtaattgtaaaaaatgggCCTCCGAAACATTGGCCAGCACGGAATTGCATCCTTTTATATTTCTAGTGGGCTCAAAAAGAGATTTACtg GATCGTGCGGTCTATTCTAATATGAAACTACACGCACTTAAATTTGCTAAAGAATTAAATGCTGAGTATTGGAGTGTTTCCTCCAAAACTGGGAAAAACGTTTCTAAACTTTTTCGACGGATTGCAGCTTTGTGTTTTGACAAAGTTACTCAAAGTGGAAACTCTCATAATAGCAATAAAGACATTATTATAGGTCATCATTTAAGTG gtatGCGACGACcaaatcaaaaaacaaatagaaaTGTTGGAAAAATCTGTTGCAGTGCCAATtag
- the LOC136342436 gene encoding pre-mRNA-splicing factor ISY1 homolog, giving the protein MARNAEKAMTTLARWRAAQSGELEKVKKRRPYLASDCKSLYACEKWRMQIIREIAQKVAQIQNAGLGEFRIRDLNDEINKLLREKRHWEDQIKEVGGPDYQKVGPRMLDHEGKEVPGNRGYKYFGAAKELPGVRELFEQEPPPPPRKTRAELMKDIDADYYGYMDDDDGILIPLELQAEKSAIQKSVSDWKSKKEAKMSTDQSSEEEVEEVNIYAEREPQPEEEPQHPLLDGSQQRFVAHVPVPSQQDIEQALLRRRKQELLNKYGIAEEQ; this is encoded by the exons ATG GCTCGAAATGCAGAGAAGGCAAT GACAACATTAGCTCGATGGAGGGCAGCCCAATCAGGAGAACTTGAAAAGGTGAAGAAGAGAAGACCTTACTTGGCATCAGACTGTAAAAGCTTGTATGCATGTGAGAAATGGAGAATGCAGATTATCAGAGAAATTGCACAAAAAGTGGCTCAAATCCAAAATGCAGGTTTAGGAGAATTCAGAATAAGAGAtttaaatgatgaaattaataaactgCTAAGAGAGAAAAGGCATTGGGAAGATCAAATAAAAGAAGTAGGGGGCCCTGATTATCAAAAAGTAGGACCTCGCATGTTAGATCACGAAGGGAAAGAAGTACCTGGAAATAGGGGTTATAAGTATTTTGGGGCTGCAAAAGAATTACCAG GTGTCAGGGAGTTATTTGAACAGGAACCTCCTCCCCCTCCTAGAAAGACCAGGGCAGAATTAATGAAAGATATTGATGCTGATTATTATGGCTATATGGATGATGATGATGGTATTTTAATACCATTAGAACTACAAGCTGAAAAATCAG cTATCCAAAAATCTGTATCTGATTGGAAGTCAAAAAAAGAGGCAAAAATGTCTACAGACCAGTCTTCAGAGGAAGAGGTAGAAGAGGTTAATATATATGCAGAAAGAGAG cCTCAGCCAGAAGAAGAGCCACAACATCCACTCCTAGATGGATCCCAACAAAGATTTGTAGCCCACGTTCCTGTGCCCTCTCAACAAGACATCGAGCAGGCCTTATTAAGGAGAAGAAAGCAAGAACTTCTTAATAAATATGGCATAGCAGAAGAGCAATAA
- the LOC136342461 gene encoding corrinoid adenosyltransferase MMAB-like isoform X2 yields MVFRKFVSSRSLYQICNFCTKKGSEKCADTQRQIPKEGLSKEYCQEIFSREGDNGNSKTITGDILPKDSPIFNAIGAAEELLSYIGLAREHANEAEHQYTDKLKRIQTIIIDISTAISRNKYAKQLPPVEQYIIPGGGVPSASLHVARSICRKTERVICPLVQSEKLDREVLVYLNRLSDFLLTVSRIAAKHDQRTESIYIPKPDEKVQLQ; encoded by the exons ATGGTCTTTCGAAAATTTGTTAGCTCCCGATCTCTATATCAGATTTGTAACTTTTGCACCAAGAAGGG CTCAGAAAAATGTGCTGATACTCAGAGACAGATCCCAAAAGAAGGTTTAAGTAAAGAATATTGCCAGGAGATATTTAGCAGGGAGGGAGATAATGGAAATTCAAAGACAATTACTGGAGACATTCTGCCAAAAGACAGTCCTATTTTCAATGCAATAGGAGCTGCTGAAGAATTGCTGAGTTATATTgg ACTTGCAAGGGAACATGCAAATGAGGCAGAACATCAGTACAcagacaaattaaaaagaatccAAACTATTATTATTGATATCAGCACTGCAATATCTCGAAATA AATATGCTAAACAATTACCACCTGTAGAACAATATATTATTCCA ggAGGTGGAGTTCCAAGTGCCTCCCTTCATGTAGCCAGATCAATCTGTAGGAAAACTGAACGTGTTATATGCCCTTTGGtccaaagtgaaaaattagaCAGAGAGGTTTTAGTATATTTAAATAGACTGTcagattttttattgacaGTGTCAAGAATAGCTGCAAAACACGATCAGAGGACAGAGAGCATTTATATTCCAAAACCTGATGAAAAAGTGCAGcttcagtaa
- the LOC136342354 gene encoding probable tRNA (uracil-O(2)-)-methyltransferase: MFPIPLAMSSTTIPLEKFWDAVFLYFNRPHLINRKIITTSVNSYFEVRFDSNGLKLHELINRAAVLYEARNFRNISADDIKKNFLKNLLYCYDNNLELNDVSFENVKIAHKGTFLCTRILFPRIKNSPNAIEIVILDKEYNKATFLAVTDSERVLIAPSCPYEIELTNSSNLRVNVPTFEDADTAHAQWLADKLFSKLVKWAAEDLNEGKIHSLSLINSEEYCFMYNRLKECYGVTLVQDWPKKSGTDPQKYVFEDIAIASYLMCLWKNEKDVNFVDCGCGNGLLVHLLNKEGYNGYGIDVRARPTWDLYDKSTILQVDTIGPESTFPSATWLIGNHSDELTPWIPVVALKSEANFFVLPCCPYDFNGQKHIRKNTSISAYADYLTYIEDISKYCGFELAIDKLRIPSTKRTCLIGRRKRMCTNDRDNTLKRVTDLVESKISKKFVQKSGIERVRNCTQLDQNLVSDIIAICIRTLLSHENNIQKGNGELWNLGGSVKISNLIQEIPKNLLRQLKQECGGLQTILRNHRYLFEMQNGLVTMRVPVNIKESVKYKEKNCWFEKNHPQGCLYDKQNCGYKHK; the protein is encoded by the exons ATGTTTCCAATACCATTAGCAATGAGTTCTACCACTATACCCCTAGAAAAATTTTGGGACGcagtttttctatattttaatcGCCCGCATCTTATTAATCGCAAAATCATTACTACTTCTGtaaattcatattttgaagttaGATTTGATTCAAATGGCTTAAAATTGCATGAGCTTATAAATAGAGCAGCTGTGTTGTATGAAGCAAGGAATTTTAGGAACATATCAGCtgatgatataaaaaaaaactttttaaaaaatttactctaTTGCTATGACAATAATCTAGAATTAAATGACGTATCCTTTGAAAATGTAAAGATTGCTCATAAGGGGACATTTTTATGCACAAGAATATTGTTTCCACGAATCAAGAACAGCCCCAATGCAATTGAAATAGTAATACTTGACAAAGAATATAACAAGGCAACATTCTTGGCAGTAACTGATTCAGAAAGGGTATTGATTGCCCCATCATGTCCGTACGAAATAGAGCtaacaaattcttcaaatttaagaGTTAATGTTCCTACATTTGAAGATGCAGATACTGCCCATGCTCAATGGCTAGCcgataaattgttttcaaagcTTGTAAAGTGGGCAGCTGAAGATCTTAATGAAGGAAAAATTCACTCTTTATCATTAATTAATTCTGAGGAATATTGTTTTATGTATAATAGGCTAAAAGAATGTTATGGAGTAACACTTGTTCAG GATTGGCCAAAAAAGTCAGGCACCGATCCACAAAAATACGTCTTTGAAGATATTGCTATAGCTAGCTATTTGATGTGCTTGTGGAAGAATGAAAAGGACGTTAATTTTGTCGATTGTGGATGTGGAAATGGACTTTTAGTTCATTTGTTAAATAAGGAGGGTTATAATGGTTATGGAATTGATGTTAGAGCAAGACCTACATGGGATCTCTATGATAAGTCTACAATACTTCAG GTGGATACAATAGGGCCTGAGTCAACTTTCCCTTCAGCTACTTGGTTAATTGGAAATCACTCAGATGAATTAACACCTTGGATTCCAGTGGTAGCTCTAAAATCTGAagcaaacttttttgttctCCCTTGCTGCCCTTATGATTTTAATGGCCAAAAACACATTCGGAAAAACACCTCAATTAGCGCCTATGCCGACTACTTAACATATATTGAAGATATTTCAAAGTACTGTGGCTTTGAGTTGGCAATTGACAAATTACGAATACCATCAACTAAGAGAACTTGCTTGATTGGAAGGCGGAAAAGAATGTGCACAAACGATCGGGATAATACTTTAAAACGCGTAACAGATTTGGTAGAgtctaaaatttctaaaaaatttgtgCAGAAATCTGGAATTGAAAGAGTAAGAAATTGCACTCAATTAGACCAAAATCTTGTTTCAGACATCATAGCGATTTGCATTAGAACATTGTTATCACATGAGAATAATATACAGAAAGGTAATGGGGAACTATGGAACTTGGGGGGaagtgtgaaaatttcaaatctcaTACAAGAAATTCCAAAGAATCTGTTGAGACAATTAAAACAAGAGTGTGGGGGACTACAGACAATTTTGAGGAATCATAGGTATTTGTTTGAGATGCAAAATGGTTTAGTAACAATGAGAGTGCCTGTAAACATTAAGGAAAGTGtgaaatataaagaaaagaattgttggtttgaaaaaaatcatccgCAGGGATGTTTATATGATAAGCAGAATTGTGGATACAAACACAAATAA
- the Sbds gene encoding ribosome maturation protein SBDS codes for MSKIFTPTNQIRLTNVAIVRIKKAGKRFEVACYKNKVVSWRNQVEKDIDEVLQTHTVFVNVSKGQVAKKEDLIKAFGIEDQTEICKQILAKGELQVSDKERQSQIDQMFKDIATTVANKCINPELKRPYPITIIEKAMKDAHYSVKPNQTTKVQAMAVIKLLKESDSIPIERAKMRLKVNFGGKEAKKLRDKLKNMESMEIESEEQDGAQITLVFVVDPGLFKEIDGLIKSETKGTGLIEVLSYKEMVLGDEYF; via the exons atgagtAAAATATTCACACCAACAAATCAAATTCGTTTAACCAACGTCGCTATAGTGCGAATAAAGAAGGCAGGTAAACGATTTGAAGTCGCCtgctataaaaataaagttgtgtCATGGCGTAATCAAGT GGAAAAAGATATAGACGAAGTGCTGCAAACCCACACAGTATTCGTCAATGTCTCAAAAGGGCAAGTTGCAAAAAAGGAAGATCTAATTAAAGCTTTTGGTATAGAGGACCAGACAGAAATATGCAAACAAATCTTAGCAAAAGGTGAACTTCAAGTATCAGATAAAGAGAGACAAAGTCAGATTGATCAAATGTTCAAAGACATTGCCACCACAGTTGCCAACAAGTGCATAAATCCAGAACTCAAAAGACCATATCCCATCACTATCATAGAGAAAGCTATGAAAGACGCCCATTATTCAGTTAAGCCCAATCAAACCACTAAAGTGCAAGCCATGgcagtaataaaattgttaaaggaAAGTGACTCAATACCAAtagaaagggcaaaaatgagATTGAAAGTTAATTTTGGTGGCAAGGAGGCTAAGAAGCTGAGAGATAAATTGAAGAATATGGAAAGCATGGAAATTGAGAGTGAAGAACAGGATGGAGCTCAAATAACTTTAGTTTTTGTTGTAGATCCTGgcctttttaaagaaattgatgGTCTGATAAAGTCTGAGACAAAAGGCACAGGGCTCATTGAAGTTTTGTCTTATAAGGAAATGGTATTAGGGGATGAATATTTCTAG